From Arcticibacter tournemirensis, one genomic window encodes:
- the yihA gene encoding ribosome biogenesis GTP-binding protein YihA/YsxC has product MQIRSAEFKCSNTRTEKLPPPVLPEYAFIGRSNVGKSSLINMLTNKKGLAKTSQTPGKTQLINHFLINENWYIVDLPGYGYAKVSRKSREEWERFIRYYLKNRENLQCVFVLIDSRLEPQKADLDFCFWLGEHGIPFVLTFTKADKQSKVKTLQNVNGFKKAFLEYFEEVPQYFITSSENQEGRDDVLAFINEVNGRFEIS; this is encoded by the coding sequence ATGCAGATACGATCAGCCGAATTTAAGTGCAGCAATACAAGAACAGAGAAGTTACCTCCTCCGGTGTTGCCCGAATATGCCTTCATCGGGCGTTCTAATGTGGGAAAGTCCTCGCTCATTAACATGCTTACAAATAAAAAAGGGCTTGCAAAAACCTCGCAGACGCCCGGTAAGACTCAGCTTATTAATCACTTCCTGATCAATGAAAACTGGTATATTGTCGATCTCCCCGGCTATGGCTATGCAAAAGTTTCACGTAAGAGCCGCGAAGAGTGGGAACGCTTTATCCGCTATTATCTTAAAAACCGTGAAAACCTGCAGTGCGTTTTTGTACTGATCGACAGCAGGCTTGAACCTCAGAAAGCAGATCTCGACTTCTGTTTCTGGCTGGGCGAGCATGGCATTCCGTTTGTCCTTACTTTTACAAAAGCCGATAAGCAATCCAAGGTTAAGACACTTCAGAACGTGAACGGCTTCAAGAAAGCATTCCTTGAGTACTTTGAAGAAGTGCCGCAATACTTTATTACTTCCTCCGAAAATCAGGAAGGCCGTGATGACGTCCTGGCGTTTATTAACGAGGTAAACGGAAGATTTGAGATAAGCTAA